One part of the Glycine soja cultivar W05 chromosome 11, ASM419377v2, whole genome shotgun sequence genome encodes these proteins:
- the LOC114373232 gene encoding uncharacterized protein LOC114373232, giving the protein MLTKKHKYIHQENIVVEGNCSAVIQKILPPKNKDPRSVAIPCSIGEVTVGKALIDLGASTNLMPLSMCRRLRELEIMLTRMTLQLADCSITRPYRVIEDVLVRVKHFTSPEDVIVMDIREDNDIPLILGRPFMLTASCVVHMGRKKLELGFED; this is encoded by the coding sequence ATGTTGACAAAGAAGCACAAGTACATTCACCAGGAAAATATAGTTGTGGAGGGTAATTGCAGTGCTGTGATTCAGAAAATCCTCCCACCAAAGAACAAAGACCCTAGGAGTGTGGccattccttgttcaataggTGAAGTCACAGTGGGAAAAGCTCTCATTGACTTGGGAGCCAGTACCAATCTGATGCCACTTTCTATGTGCAGAAGACTGCGAGAGTTGGAAATCATGCTTACCAGGATGACTTTACAATTGGCTGACTGCTCCATCACCAGACCATATAGggtaattgaagatgttttggttagagtaaaacattttaccTCCCCAGAAGATGTTATTGTAATGGATATCAgggaagataatgacattcCCTTAATCTTGGGAAGGCCATTTATGTTAACTGCAAGTTGTGTAGTTCATATGGGAAGAAAGAAACTAGAATTGGGATTTGAAGATTAG